One genomic segment of Laspinema palackyanum D2c includes these proteins:
- the chlP gene encoding geranylgeranyl reductase: MALRVAVVGSGPAGSSAAETLAKAGIETYLFERKLDNAKPCGGAIPLCMVSEFDLPDHIIDRRVRKMKMISPSNIEVDINLEKQEEYIGMCRREILDGFLRDRAEKLGANLINGTVHKLDIPSNNTDPYVLHYADHSDGSVAGVQKTLKVDMVIGADGANSRVAKAIDAGDYNYAIAFQERIRLPEDKMAYYNDLAEMYVGTDVSPDFYAWVFPKYDHVAVGTGTMKVNQALIKKLQAGIRTRAAKRLEGGEIIKVEAHPIPEHPRPRRVVGRVALVGDAAGTVTKSSGEGIYFAAKSARMCAETIVEFSEGGTRVPTEEELKIYLKRWDKKYGITYAVLDILQRVFYRTDATREAFVEMCADMDVQRMTFDSYLYKTVVPANPFVQMKITAKTIGSLLRGNALAP; this comes from the coding sequence TTGGCACTACGGGTTGCTGTTGTTGGATCGGGACCGGCTGGTTCCTCTGCTGCCGAAACGCTTGCAAAAGCAGGGATTGAGACCTACCTGTTTGAGCGCAAGCTGGATAATGCGAAGCCTTGTGGCGGGGCCATACCCCTATGTATGGTGAGTGAGTTTGATTTGCCCGATCACATCATTGATCGCCGGGTGAGAAAAATGAAAATGATCTCCCCGTCTAATATCGAAGTCGATATCAATTTAGAAAAACAAGAAGAATATATTGGGATGTGTCGCCGGGAAATCCTCGATGGATTCCTGCGCGATCGCGCTGAAAAATTAGGCGCAAACCTGATTAATGGCACTGTTCACAAACTGGATATTCCCTCAAACAATACGGATCCTTATGTCCTGCACTATGCCGACCATTCGGACGGCAGCGTGGCCGGGGTCCAAAAAACCCTAAAAGTGGATATGGTCATTGGGGCTGACGGTGCGAACTCTCGCGTCGCCAAAGCCATTGATGCCGGGGACTATAACTACGCGATCGCCTTCCAAGAGCGCATTCGCCTCCCGGAAGACAAAATGGCCTATTACAACGACCTAGCAGAAATGTATGTGGGAACCGACGTTTCCCCCGACTTCTATGCCTGGGTATTCCCCAAATATGATCATGTCGCCGTGGGAACCGGCACCATGAAAGTCAACCAAGCTTTAATCAAAAAGCTGCAAGCTGGGATTCGGACCCGCGCCGCCAAACGGCTAGAAGGGGGCGAAATCATCAAAGTGGAAGCGCACCCGATTCCGGAACATCCCCGTCCGCGTCGAGTCGTCGGTCGTGTCGCCCTCGTCGGAGATGCTGCCGGTACCGTCACCAAATCATCTGGGGAAGGGATTTACTTTGCAGCAAAATCCGCTCGGATGTGCGCCGAAACCATCGTCGAGTTTTCCGAAGGCGGGACCCGCGTTCCCACTGAAGAAGAACTGAAAATTTACCTGAAGCGTTGGGATAAGAAATACGGCATCACCTACGCGGTCCTCGATATCCTGCAACGAGTCTTCTATCGCACCGATGCCACTCGGGAAGCCTTTGTGGAAATGTGTGCTGACATGGATGTTCAGCGCATGACGTTTGACAGCTATCTGTATAAAACCGTCGTTCCCGCCAATCCTTTCGTGCAGATGAAGATTACCGCGAAAACGATTGGTAGTTTGCTCCGGGGTAACGCCTTGGCCCCTTAG
- the yidD gene encoding membrane protein insertion efficiency factor YidD, with protein sequence MNSNGLDARLLLDSQGLRAIAIASITGYQKHLSPHKGFSCAHRILYGGDSCSQYIKTAIAQRGLSGAIALSQHRFAACKEAHHILRSQVGARSHRQKKPNRSSPNRVRDCACTESTPGVGCDACTDSLECLNLLDCCGGITCSDCSPLEDSALDCSSCDCDFGSCG encoded by the coding sequence ATGAACTCGAATGGACTGGATGCGCGGCTGTTACTGGATTCACAAGGGTTGAGGGCGATCGCGATCGCCTCGATTACCGGCTATCAAAAACACCTCTCCCCCCATAAAGGCTTTTCCTGCGCTCATCGAATCCTCTACGGTGGGGACTCCTGTTCTCAATACATCAAAACCGCTATCGCTCAAAGGGGCTTATCCGGGGCGATCGCCTTATCACAACACCGATTTGCTGCCTGCAAGGAAGCTCATCACATTCTCCGGTCCCAAGTTGGTGCCCGGAGTCACCGGCAAAAAAAGCCCAACCGTTCCAGTCCCAACCGCGTCCGAGATTGTGCCTGTACGGAATCAACCCCAGGGGTCGGTTGTGATGCCTGTACGGACAGCCTAGAGTGCCTAAACCTGTTGGATTGTTGTGGTGGAATTACTTGCAGTGACTGTAGTCCCCTTGAAGATAGCGCCCTGGATTGTTCGAGTTGCGACTGCGACTTTGGCAGTTGTGGTTAA
- a CDS encoding low temperature-induced protein yields the protein MEILDQENHNMPSISLKLPTLRPLRFLLAVCVSALLFFTSAFPAYATTSSPTKGEDQMLKIEKKSLEAIGDDPYTLKDEIDETNPGLNGVQGAADQDKMISPQDAKADGATSFIEQVKNSVENITGKD from the coding sequence ATGGAAATTTTAGACCAGGAGAACCATAATATGCCGTCTATCAGCTTAAAATTACCGACTTTGCGTCCGCTACGCTTTTTGCTGGCTGTCTGTGTGTCTGCCCTACTCTTTTTCACAAGTGCCTTCCCTGCTTATGCAACGACGAGCAGCCCGACGAAAGGTGAAGATCAGATGCTAAAGATCGAGAAGAAATCCCTAGAGGCGATCGGAGATGATCCTTATACCCTAAAAGATGAGATTGATGAAACGAATCCAGGTTTGAATGGCGTTCAAGGGGCTGCCGATCAAGATAAAATGATCTCCCCACAAGATGCGAAGGCCGACGGTGCAACCTCGTTTATCGAGCAGGTTAAGAACTCAGTTGAAAACATCACGGGTAAGGATTAA
- a CDS encoding adenylate/guanylate cyclase domain-containing protein, which translates to MGEQGASEINRMNFQDNSGCKADILIVDDVPNNLKLLVNLLRRNNYNVRAVTNGSLALQFVELKQPDLIFLDIMMPEMDGYEVCQKLKDNPQTKDIPIIFLSALTEGFDKAKAFKSGGIDYVSKPFQMEEILARLETHLSQRALQKQLQEKTQLLADQNLQLQGEINERKLLEGKLRSAEEKMRAVFEAMTDIIALISISEGNIGNLDILPSNWMRLYQPDSDIVGQTIEQLFDPDSAETWLNIIGQVLETRETLHFDYCLKDRGQPMWFSAAVSPVREDTVIVVARDISDRKQAEEALKIAEERYHSIVENAIAGIFQSTVAGEYLSVNPALAKIYGYASREELQQSLKDINTQLYVNPDRRQEFIEAIAAKNSVSGFESMVYCKDQSIIWISETARAVRDSNGKILYYEGIVSDITERKLAQEALKFQQDQTEALLLNILPQPIATRLQKGENPIADHFEEVSVIFADLVGFTEFAANRTPKKLLELLNKIFSRFDKLAQQHNLEKIKTIGDAYMVVGGLPVPCADAIFAVAQMALDMQRELAQLNQHTGQTFELRIGIHIGPAIAGVIGMSKFIYDLWGDTVNTASRMESSGLPGKIQVTEAVYERLKDRFEFEQRGLISVKGKGEMLTYWLRGKRG; encoded by the coding sequence ATGGGCGAACAAGGTGCATCAGAAATTAACCGAATGAATTTTCAAGATAATTCAGGATGTAAAGCCGATATATTAATCGTAGATGATGTACCCAATAATTTAAAATTATTGGTAAATTTATTAAGAAGAAATAACTATAACGTTAGAGCCGTAACTAATGGTTCTTTAGCCTTACAGTTTGTCGAACTTAAACAGCCAGACCTAATTTTTCTGGACATCATGATGCCAGAAATGGATGGGTATGAAGTTTGCCAAAAATTGAAAGATAATCCTCAGACTAAGGATATTCCAATTATTTTTTTAAGTGCGCTAACGGAAGGATTTGATAAAGCCAAAGCCTTTAAATCCGGGGGGATTGATTACGTCAGCAAACCGTTCCAAATGGAAGAAATTCTGGCGCGGCTAGAAACCCATCTCTCTCAACGAGCGCTCCAAAAGCAACTTCAAGAAAAGACTCAACTCCTGGCTGATCAAAATCTGCAACTCCAAGGGGAAATTAATGAAAGAAAATTATTAGAGGGAAAACTGCGCTCCGCTGAGGAGAAAATGCGGGCAGTTTTTGAGGCTATGACTGATATTATCGCCTTAATTAGCATCTCTGAAGGGAATATTGGCAATCTAGATATTTTACCCAGTAATTGGATGCGTTTATATCAGCCGGATTCTGACATCGTGGGTCAAACGATTGAACAGTTGTTTGACCCAGATAGCGCAGAAACCTGGTTGAATATTATTGGTCAAGTGTTAGAGACTAGAGAGACGCTGCATTTCGATTACTGCCTCAAGGATCGCGGTCAACCGATGTGGTTTTCTGCGGCGGTGTCGCCGGTGCGGGAAGATACGGTGATTGTGGTGGCCCGAGATATTAGCGATCGCAAGCAAGCAGAAGAAGCCTTAAAAATAGCAGAAGAACGGTATCATAGTATCGTAGAAAATGCCATAGCGGGGATTTTTCAATCCACGGTAGCGGGAGAGTATTTGAGTGTCAATCCGGCATTGGCGAAGATCTATGGGTATGCTTCTCGGGAAGAATTGCAACAGAGTCTAAAAGATATCAACACGCAACTCTATGTCAATCCCGATCGCCGCCAAGAATTTATAGAGGCGATCGCTGCCAAAAATTCAGTCTCGGGATTTGAATCAATGGTCTATTGTAAAGACCAAAGCATTATTTGGATTTCTGAAACAGCCCGTGCGGTGAGAGACTCCAATGGCAAGATTCTCTATTATGAAGGTATTGTTTCTGATATTACAGAACGCAAGTTAGCCCAGGAAGCGCTCAAGTTTCAACAAGACCAAACCGAAGCGCTCCTGCTGAATATTTTACCCCAACCGATTGCGACTCGTCTGCAAAAAGGAGAAAATCCCATTGCGGATCACTTTGAAGAAGTGAGTGTAATCTTTGCTGATTTAGTCGGATTTACGGAGTTTGCTGCCAATAGGACGCCGAAAAAATTATTAGAACTGTTAAATAAGATTTTTTCGCGGTTTGACAAGTTAGCACAACAGCATAACTTAGAAAAAATTAAAACCATTGGCGATGCCTATATGGTCGTCGGGGGATTACCTGTTCCCTGCGCCGATGCTATCTTTGCCGTGGCTCAAATGGCCTTGGATATGCAACGGGAGTTAGCTCAATTAAATCAGCATACTGGCCAAACTTTTGAGCTGAGAATAGGGATTCATATCGGTCCGGCTATTGCGGGAGTGATTGGCATGAGCAAATTCATCTATGACTTATGGGGGGATACGGTTAATACGGCTTCAAGAATGGAATCCAGCGGATTGCCGGGGAAAATTCAGGTAACTGAGGCGGTTTATGAACGGTTAAAAGACCGATTTGAATTTGAACAACGGGGACTAATTTCTGTAAAAGGCAAAGGAGAAATGCTGACCTATTGGCTGAGGGGGAAACGGGGTTAA
- a CDS encoding ABC transporter substrate-binding protein, producing MGGRHWRKFAQFVGLFSICALLAISCGDRAGMNQSNDPNRISIGTTAKIRTIDPADAYENAAGMLLYNLGDRLYTYESGTTTLKPQLATALPQISADGVTYTIPLRSDVVYHDGTPFNAETMKFSLQRFMENGGAPSSLLSNIVESIQASGESELTIQLKQPFAAFTDLLTFSGLVAISPTAYQIGAGQFKPDTFVGTGPYKLVNYGTDSIKLDVFEDYWGEKPVNTGIDIQQFSSPANVYNSFRRGAVDLTYGTLDLDQITSLEKQAESEGWQVISNRSNGIYVLTLNMKDEALKKPEVRKAIASIIDRPQLQQRIFQGQMEPLYSLIPTTLERYYQPVFKEKYGDGNFAQAKQLLTQAGYTPENPLQLQLWYRSNLRTNADAATTIKAVAEQELGGALQIELQSVEAATAYNNLDKGVYSMFILDWTPDFFDPDNYINPFLSCAKGSVETGCEEGETKLWGSFYYSDRVNQLIARERQEQNPETRRQIFTELQQILVEDVPFIPLWQGKEYLFARQGIQGVTLESTQAVPFWTLKK from the coding sequence ATGGGAGGTCGCCACTGGCGCAAATTCGCTCAATTTGTGGGATTGTTTTCGATCTGCGCTCTTTTGGCGATTAGCTGTGGCGATCGCGCCGGGATGAACCAGAGTAACGACCCGAATCGGATCTCCATTGGCACCACTGCCAAAATTAGAACCATCGACCCTGCTGATGCCTACGAAAATGCAGCAGGAATGTTGCTCTACAACCTAGGCGATCGCCTCTACACCTACGAAAGCGGCACCACCACCCTCAAACCTCAACTCGCCACTGCACTCCCCCAAATTAGTGCCGATGGAGTTACCTACACCATTCCTCTGCGTTCCGACGTGGTTTATCATGACGGTACTCCCTTCAATGCCGAAACCATGAAATTTTCCCTGCAACGATTCATGGAAAATGGGGGTGCGCCTTCATCCTTATTATCCAATATCGTTGAATCCATACAAGCCAGCGGCGAGTCTGAATTAACCATTCAGTTAAAACAGCCCTTTGCTGCCTTTACCGATTTGTTGACCTTTTCCGGTTTAGTCGCCATCTCTCCCACAGCCTATCAAATTGGGGCGGGTCAATTTAAACCCGATACATTTGTGGGAACAGGTCCTTATAAATTAGTGAACTATGGAACCGATTCCATCAAATTAGATGTATTCGAGGATTACTGGGGAGAAAAGCCGGTCAATACCGGCATTGATATTCAACAGTTTTCCAGTCCTGCTAATGTTTATAACTCCTTCCGTCGGGGTGCCGTGGACCTCACCTACGGGACATTAGACCTGGATCAAATTACCAGTTTAGAAAAGCAAGCCGAATCCGAAGGGTGGCAAGTGATTTCTAATCGCAGTAATGGGATTTATGTCTTAACTTTGAATATGAAAGATGAGGCATTAAAGAAACCGGAAGTGCGAAAGGCGATCGCCTCCATCATCGACCGTCCCCAGTTACAACAGCGGATTTTCCAGGGGCAAATGGAACCGCTTTATAGCTTAATCCCGACCACCTTAGAACGGTATTATCAGCCCGTTTTTAAAGAAAAGTATGGGGATGGCAATTTTGCCCAAGCCAAACAACTCCTCACTCAAGCCGGTTACACCCCCGAGAATCCTCTGCAACTTCAGCTTTGGTATCGGTCCAATCTCCGGACCAATGCTGATGCCGCCACCACCATCAAAGCCGTAGCCGAACAGGAATTAGGGGGGGCCCTTCAAATTGAACTGCAAAGTGTGGAAGCGGCCACCGCTTACAATAATTTGGATAAAGGGGTTTATTCCATGTTTATCCTAGATTGGACGCCGGACTTTTTCGACCCGGATAACTATATTAACCCTTTCCTTTCTTGTGCGAAAGGGTCGGTCGAAACCGGATGTGAAGAAGGAGAAACCAAATTGTGGGGTTCGTTTTACTATAGCGATCGCGTCAATCAATTAATTGCTCGTGAACGCCAAGAACAAAACCCCGAAACTCGCCGCCAAATTTTTACCGAACTCCAACAGATTCTAGTCGAAGATGTGCCCTTTATTCCCCTGTGGCAAGGGAAAGAATATCTGTTTGCTCGTCAGGGAATCCAAGGTGTGACCCTGGAATCGACTCAAGCCGTGCCATTTTGGACCTTGAAAAAATAA
- a CDS encoding ABC transporter permease codes for MSRSKALQSYILLRLLLAPLMLWTIATLVFLLLRATPGDPIDAILGPKAPEIEKIRLREQLGLGAPLWLQYIRFMGDLLRLDLGTSLTTRGQTVWEIVGQYFPATLEIAVVSMAVAIIVGIGVGVISASNPNTGWDVGGRMFGIITYSLPAFWVGMIMQLIFSVQLGWFPVGARFPSTQTPPSGPTGLYLIDSLFSGNLGNFFTTLHYLALPSLTLGILISGIFERIVRVNLKQTLQADYVEAARARGIPETRIAIAHALKNAMIPVITVMGLTLAALLGGAILTEVTFSWPGLANRLYEAISLRDYPTVQGIVVFFAGIVVIASIGIDLLNAYIDPRIRY; via the coding sequence ATGTCCCGTTCCAAAGCGCTTCAATCCTATATTCTCCTGCGCTTGCTCTTAGCACCCTTGATGCTATGGACGATCGCCACCTTAGTCTTTTTGCTGTTGCGCGCCACCCCAGGCGACCCCATTGATGCAATTTTAGGCCCCAAAGCCCCAGAAATTGAAAAAATCCGGTTGCGCGAGCAACTGGGCTTAGGTGCACCTTTGTGGTTACAATACATCCGTTTCATGGGAGATTTGCTCCGGTTAGACTTAGGCACATCCCTCACCACCCGAGGACAAACCGTCTGGGAAATCGTCGGTCAATATTTCCCCGCTACCTTAGAAATCGCCGTGGTGAGTATGGCTGTTGCCATCATTGTTGGCATTGGGGTGGGGGTGATTTCCGCCTCTAATCCCAATACCGGCTGGGATGTCGGAGGACGGATGTTTGGCATCATCACCTATTCCCTCCCCGCATTTTGGGTGGGGATGATTATGCAGTTAATTTTTAGCGTACAACTGGGGTGGTTTCCCGTGGGGGCACGTTTTCCGAGTACCCAAACTCCACCCTCGGGACCAACAGGACTGTACCTGATTGATAGTTTGTTCAGTGGAAATCTGGGGAATTTTTTCACCACCTTGCACTATTTGGCCCTACCCTCGTTGACCCTGGGAATTCTGATTAGTGGGATTTTTGAGCGCATTGTTCGGGTGAATTTGAAGCAAACGTTACAAGCGGATTATGTAGAAGCCGCCAGAGCAAGAGGGATACCGGAAACGCGAATTGCGATCGCTCATGCTTTAAAAAATGCTATGATTCCCGTGATTACAGTGATGGGATTGACCTTAGCGGCACTTTTAGGGGGAGCAATTTTAACCGAAGTGACCTTTTCTTGGCCCGGATTAGCCAATCGACTCTATGAGGCGATTTCCTTACGCGATTATCCGACAGTTCAGGGAATTGTGGTCTTTTTTGCAGGGATTGTGGTGATTGCCAGCATTGGAATTGATTTGCTGAATGCTTATATCGACCCCCGAATTCGCTATTAG
- a CDS encoding tetratricopeptide repeat protein, which yields MWTNRDYKQTLGVAILLCLGVTPKVQAIAPSMREHFETSQIPGVVWVAQGMEEFPEAERYYTEGAKLQDEGNLEGAIASYQQAIRLNPNFTEAQINMGVALVNLGRISEAIAAYRNAIATNSQLAAAHYNLANALAQQQDFDEAIAAYREAIRLQPNYDKAYYNMGNILVNLGAIPEAISAYQEAIAINPNFAEAYGNLGMVLSQQGAQTEATQALQTARDLFQRQGNFSAVSRIDRLLQQPGTRSN from the coding sequence ATGTGGACTAACAGGGATTACAAGCAAACATTAGGGGTGGCAATCTTGCTATGTCTCGGGGTAACCCCCAAAGTGCAAGCGATCGCACCATCCATGAGAGAGCATTTTGAAACCTCTCAAATCCCAGGGGTCGTTTGGGTGGCGCAGGGAATGGAGGAATTCCCGGAAGCGGAACGGTATTATACCGAAGGCGCAAAACTCCAGGATGAGGGGAATTTAGAGGGAGCAATCGCTTCTTATCAGCAAGCGATTCGACTGAATCCTAATTTTACCGAAGCGCAAATCAATATGGGAGTTGCCTTAGTGAATCTAGGGCGAATTTCTGAGGCGATCGCCGCCTACCGAAATGCCATTGCTACGAATTCCCAATTAGCTGCCGCTCATTATAATTTAGCCAATGCCTTGGCACAACAACAGGACTTCGATGAGGCGATCGCTGCCTATCGAGAAGCCATTCGTCTCCAGCCTAACTATGATAAAGCTTACTATAATATGGGCAATATTTTAGTGAATCTCGGGGCAATTCCAGAAGCCATATCCGCCTATCAAGAAGCAATTGCCATCAACCCTAATTTTGCAGAAGCCTACGGCAATTTAGGCATGGTTTTATCGCAACAAGGCGCTCAAACGGAAGCGACTCAAGCCTTACAAACCGCCCGAGATTTATTCCAGAGACAGGGCAATTTTTCGGCAGTGAGTCGCATTGATCGCTTGTTACAACAACCGGGAACTCGTTCTAATTAA
- the hpsP gene encoding hormogonium polysaccharide biosynthesis glycosyltransferase HpsP, translating into MKILQIIPSISLVYGGPSQMVLGLSAALARQGAQVTILTTNSNGDVGQAPLDVPLDSPVEQEGYQIRYFPCSPFRRYKFSVDLLRWLSIKGNEYDIAHLHALFSPVISGAATVARLRKIPYILRPLGTLDPADLRKKNAMKQVYTALWERGNLSGAAAIHFTSAEEAKISERFGVKTRDLIIPLGVSLPGMDGKLTPEERQQRGKKIREELGIASNCPLVLFLSRIEPKKGLDLLLPALEKLLDQGLEFHFVLAGSNPQDPEYEEKIRSQIAASPLADCTSLPGFVRGEFKVGLLQAADIFVLPSYYENFGIAVAEAMAAGTAVCVSRGVYIWEDVLEAGAGWVGNGTVEEIAQLLSEAVANPQECLKRGEKGQEYAAIHYNWDAIAQQTLAAYREILAQG; encoded by the coding sequence ATGAAAATTTTGCAAATTATTCCGTCTATTTCCCTGGTTTATGGAGGGCCGAGTCAAATGGTGTTGGGGTTATCGGCAGCCCTGGCACGACAAGGTGCTCAAGTGACAATATTAACGACTAATTCTAATGGAGATGTGGGACAAGCGCCTCTGGATGTTCCCCTAGACTCCCCAGTAGAACAGGAGGGATATCAAATCCGCTATTTTCCCTGTTCTCCCTTTCGTCGTTATAAATTTTCGGTGGATTTATTACGGTGGTTATCTATAAAGGGAAATGAGTATGATATTGCCCACTTACACGCCCTATTTTCTCCGGTAATTTCTGGGGCGGCAACCGTGGCAAGACTGCGGAAGATTCCTTATATTTTGCGTCCGTTAGGAACTCTAGATCCGGCAGATTTGCGGAAGAAAAACGCGATGAAGCAAGTTTACACGGCATTGTGGGAACGGGGGAATTTATCGGGGGCGGCAGCGATTCATTTTACGAGTGCAGAAGAGGCGAAGATTTCGGAACGGTTTGGGGTGAAAACCCGGGATTTAATTATTCCTTTAGGGGTGAGTTTACCGGGAATGGATGGAAAGTTGACGCCGGAGGAACGGCAGCAACGCGGGAAGAAAATTCGGGAGGAATTGGGAATTGCCAGTAATTGCCCCCTAGTTTTGTTTCTGTCGCGGATTGAACCGAAAAAGGGATTAGATTTATTGTTACCTGCATTAGAAAAGTTACTGGATCAAGGGTTAGAGTTTCATTTTGTGTTAGCGGGAAGCAACCCCCAAGATCCAGAGTATGAGGAAAAAATTAGATCCCAAATTGCTGCTTCTCCCTTGGCGGATTGTACGAGTTTGCCTGGGTTTGTGCGCGGAGAGTTTAAAGTAGGGTTGCTTCAGGCAGCAGATATTTTTGTGCTGCCGTCTTATTATGAGAACTTTGGGATTGCGGTGGCGGAGGCAATGGCAGCAGGAACGGCAGTTTGTGTTTCTCGGGGGGTTTATATCTGGGAAGATGTGCTGGAAGCGGGTGCAGGTTGGGTGGGGAATGGGACTGTCGAGGAAATCGCACAGTTGCTTTCGGAGGCAGTCGCCAATCCCCAGGAGTGTTTGAAGCGGGGAGAGAAGGGTCAGGAGTATGCGGCGATTCATTACAATTGGGATGCGATCGCCCAGCAAACCCTAGCAGCATATAGAGAGATTCTCGCGCAGGGATAA
- the hpsO gene encoding hormogonium polysaccharide biosynthesis glycosyltransferase HpsO: MKILVASHTYIVDLNREKLRKLAQLAPGIEVTVVVPRRWRPGGVQNQLIETQFLEEGSFRVMPISNFSQNNQGLLTFGADLISLLRQWRPDIIQVEQGAKAIAYSEFITLNRLLGLKAKNLFFTWWNLPYQLKFPVSVLESYNLRHTDGIIVGNQDGAEILRDRGYSGPLKIMPQLGVDETLFRPHPQPELRTKFAIQTDEFVVGFVGRFVEEKGLLTLLQSLSHLAEKPWKLLLLGRGPLKEILLQKATEFNLQNRLIWIESVPHDEVQRYINLMDVLVLPSETTDKFKTLTSAGWKEQFGHVLIEAMACQVAVIGSDSGEIPNVIQDAGLVFPEGNAEALQDCLSKLMDNPVFAEELAHRGYQRAMEHYTNQALAQQQFEFYQTILEQ, translated from the coding sequence GTGAAAATTCTAGTTGCCAGCCATACTTATATTGTTGATTTAAACCGGGAAAAGTTACGAAAACTAGCCCAACTTGCTCCCGGTATTGAAGTCACCGTGGTAGTTCCCCGGCGATGGCGTCCTGGTGGCGTTCAAAATCAACTCATCGAAACCCAATTCCTCGAAGAAGGTTCGTTTCGAGTGATGCCGATTTCCAATTTTAGCCAGAACAATCAAGGACTTTTGACCTTTGGCGCGGATTTGATTTCCCTGTTGCGGCAGTGGCGTCCCGATATTATTCAAGTAGAACAGGGTGCGAAGGCGATCGCCTACTCGGAATTTATCACTCTAAACCGCTTGCTGGGATTAAAAGCCAAAAATCTCTTCTTTACTTGGTGGAATCTCCCTTATCAATTAAAATTCCCGGTTTCTGTCTTAGAATCCTATAATTTGCGCCATACCGATGGCATTATTGTGGGCAATCAAGATGGGGCTGAAATTTTGCGCGATCGCGGCTATTCCGGTCCCCTCAAAATCATGCCTCAACTCGGCGTTGATGAAACCCTCTTTCGTCCCCATCCTCAACCGGAACTCCGCACTAAATTCGCCATTCAAACCGATGAATTCGTCGTTGGTTTTGTCGGGCGGTTTGTGGAAGAAAAAGGATTGCTCACCTTACTCCAGTCTTTATCTCATTTAGCCGAAAAACCTTGGAAATTGCTGCTATTAGGTCGCGGTCCTTTAAAAGAGATTCTGTTGCAAAAAGCCACAGAGTTTAATTTGCAAAATCGGCTAATTTGGATTGAAAGTGTTCCCCATGATGAGGTCCAGCGCTATATTAACTTAATGGATGTTTTGGTTCTCCCTTCGGAAACCACCGATAAGTTTAAAACCTTAACCTCTGCGGGATGGAAAGAACAATTTGGTCATGTTTTAATTGAAGCAATGGCTTGTCAAGTTGCGGTAATTGGGTCGGATTCCGGGGAAATTCCCAATGTGATTCAAGATGCGGGATTAGTCTTTCCCGAAGGGAATGCGGAAGCGTTGCAAGATTGCCTCTCTAAACTCATGGACAACCCTGTATTTGCGGAGGAATTGGCTCATCGCGGTTATCAAAGGGCAATGGAACATTATACCAATCAGGCTCTTGCTCAACAACAGTTTGAATTTTATCAGACAATTTTGGAGCAGTAG